The proteins below are encoded in one region of Silene latifolia isolate original U9 population chromosome 2, ASM4854445v1, whole genome shotgun sequence:
- the LOC141641692 gene encoding uncharacterized protein LOC141641692, whose protein sequence is MSDIKAMLQQQMAASQKQEALIAQLLAHNKVLDTQIAQLSSQNTSRQPGTLPSKPDKPHETVNAIYLRIGLTYDGQEISRVNNEVIIEDLDIDAEDESADEVAASISDGGKSKIDEPLIAIKLPFPARQMNTKIEQQFGKFLKVVKDLQITVPFTELITQIPSYAKFMKEILFRKRSFDEVETIAFTAECSALLQNKSPPKLADPGSFSISCFIGIHTIDNALCDLGASISVLPLSLAQKIGLTELSCANMTVQMADRSLSRPLGVLEDVPMRVGKFFIPIDFVVLDIPEDTHTPIILRRLFLHTVGAIIDVGARTLTFKVGGETLTYTQSSMRRAPMQVVPCHVIVDSPTVESCFAITVTPPPHAGSKMEDHVFVSPFAGHDRLIYQEG, encoded by the exons ATGTCAGATATTAAAGCTATGTTACAACAACAAATGGCTGCTTCACAAAAGCAGGAAGCTTTAATCGCTCAATTGTTGGCTCACAATAAAGTCTTAGACACTCAAATTGCCCAGTTATCGAGCCAAAATACAAGTAGGCAGCCAGGTACGTTGCCGTCTAAACCTGACAAGCCTCATGAGACTGTTAATGCGATATATCTACGAATTGGTCTTACATATGATGGACAAGAGATATCCCGGGTGAACAACGAGGTTATTATTGAAGATCTGGATATTGATGCGGAAGATGAAAGTGCGGACGAAGTTGCT GCGTCCATTTCGGATGGAGGGAAGAGTAAAATTGATGAGCCACTTATTGCGATTAAGCTTCCCTTTCCGGCCCGACAGATGAATACAAAGATTGAGCAGCAATTTGGGAAGTTTTTGAAAGTCGTGAAGGATCTGCAGATAACGGTACCTTTCACTGAACTTATAACTCAAATTCCCTCATAtgcaaagtttatgaaagaaattctgTTTCGTAAGAGGAGTTTTGATGAGGTAGAGACTATAGCTTTTACTgcagagtgtagtgcactcctaCAAAATAAGTCTCCACCTAAATTGGccgacccaggtagtttttctatCTCCTGTTTTATAGGCATCCATACTATTGATAATGCTTTGTGTGATTTGGGTGCCAGCAttagtgtcttacctttgtctttaGCTCAAAAGATAGGTTTAACTGAGCTTAGTTGCGCAAATATGACTGTCCAAATGGCTGACCGTTCCTTGTCGCGTCCATTAGGGGTCCTAGAGGATGTTCCTATGCGGGTAGGGAAGTTCTTTATACCCATCGAttttgttgttttggacattcctgaggatacccatacccctattatATTACGGAGGCTATTCTTGCACACTGTTGGTGCAATTATTGACGTGGGAGCGAGAACtctgacctttaaagtagggggTGAGACACTAACCTACACCCAATCTAGTATGCGCAGGGCACCTATGCAAGTCGTACCTTGCCATGTGATAGTTGATAGTCCTACAGTTGAGTCTTGTTTTGCTATTactgtgacacctccgccccatgctgggagcaagatggaggacCATGTTTTCGTATCTCCTTTTGCAGGACATGACAGGTTGATCTACCAGGAGGGTTAG